The proteins below are encoded in one region of Levilactobacillus namurensis:
- the yidC gene encoding membrane protein insertase YidC, whose translation MKKYKRTLMMLGIVSLVFILSACSNKPITNQSTGIWDGLIVLNFSRAIIWLAHFFGNSYGAGIIMFTIIIRIILMPLMIFQTRSMRKTQEVQPQLKALQKKYSSRDRETMQKLQAEQQKLYSEAGINPMMGCLPAIVQLPIIWALYQAIWRTEILRSGSFLWLQLGHKDPYFILPILAAVATMASSWLTTKSAPETSSMNTMMVFGMPLVVFFTALNVPSSLSLYWTISYVFQVGQTLLIQNPWKINAERAAKEQEKANHDRSIRNAIRKAKKSRRK comes from the coding sequence GTGAAAAAGTACAAACGTACCCTAATGATGTTGGGCATTGTGAGTCTGGTGTTTATCCTTTCCGCTTGTAGTAATAAACCAATCACCAATCAAAGTACGGGGATTTGGGACGGCCTGATCGTCTTGAACTTCTCGCGGGCGATTATCTGGTTGGCGCATTTCTTCGGCAATAGTTATGGTGCCGGGATTATCATGTTTACGATTATCATCCGGATTATCCTGATGCCATTGATGATCTTCCAAACGCGCAGCATGCGGAAGACTCAAGAGGTTCAACCCCAACTCAAAGCCTTACAAAAGAAATACTCGTCCCGTGACCGCGAGACGATGCAGAAGTTGCAAGCCGAACAGCAAAAGCTGTATTCGGAAGCTGGCATTAACCCAATGATGGGATGCCTGCCAGCCATCGTTCAATTACCAATTATCTGGGCGCTCTATCAAGCCATCTGGCGGACGGAGATCCTACGTTCTGGTTCGTTCCTGTGGCTCCAATTGGGGCACAAGGACCCGTACTTCATCCTGCCAATCCTGGCGGCTGTTGCGACCATGGCCAGTTCGTGGTTGACCACCAAGTCAGCCCCAGAAACCAGTTCGATGAACACGATGATGGTCTTCGGGATGCCGTTAGTGGTCTTCTTTACGGCCCTGAACGTGCCATCGTCACTGTCGTTGTACTGGACGATCTCCTATGTGTTCCAAGTGGGCCAGACCCTCTTGATTCAAAACCCATGGAAGATCAACGCCGAACGGGCAGCTAAGGAACAGGAAAAGGCCAACCATGACCGTTCCATCCGTAACGCGATCCGCAAAGCTAAGAAGAGTCGTCGGAAGTAA
- the jag gene encoding RNA-binding cell elongation regulator Jag/EloR: protein MTIFTGKTEEAAIAAGVAALNSTRAQVTTKVIKPARKGWFGLGHRDAAVDVVLKAVAAPAAQPVAPAQPTASTSKSTAAEPAPQSTPTTPTPAPAKAAAPRPQRTPAQNRAHREAAIEAVQDYVLEIVTQLGIDATVSAESLGHRQVRLAFETEKEGLLIGKHGRTINALQSLAQLFLNHHGAAHVVVELDVANYRERRQATLARLADNTAREVVATGKPIYLDPMPSFERKQIHAALAQNHYVTTYSAGKEPHRAVVIEPV, encoded by the coding sequence ATGACGATCTTTACGGGGAAAACGGAAGAAGCTGCGATTGCGGCTGGGGTGGCGGCCCTGAACAGTACCCGCGCGCAGGTGACGACTAAGGTGATCAAGCCGGCGCGGAAAGGGTGGTTCGGCCTGGGTCATCGTGACGCTGCTGTGGACGTGGTCTTAAAGGCCGTTGCGGCGCCCGCCGCGCAACCAGTAGCGCCAGCCCAGCCGACAGCGTCTACTTCCAAGTCGACGGCAGCTGAGCCGGCCCCCCAGTCGACCCCAACCACGCCGACCCCGGCACCGGCCAAAGCAGCGGCACCCCGGCCACAACGGACGCCAGCTCAAAACCGGGCCCACCGGGAAGCGGCCATCGAAGCCGTTCAGGATTACGTCTTAGAGATTGTGACCCAGTTAGGCATCGACGCCACGGTTTCGGCGGAATCACTGGGACACCGGCAGGTCCGACTGGCCTTTGAGACGGAAAAGGAAGGCCTGCTGATCGGGAAACACGGTCGGACCATTAACGCCCTGCAGAGCCTGGCCCAACTGTTCTTGAACCATCATGGCGCCGCCCACGTGGTGGTGGAACTAGACGTGGCCAACTACCGGGAACGCCGGCAAGCCACGCTGGCCCGCTTAGCGGATAATACTGCGCGCGAAGTCGTGGCCACGGGTAAGCCCATCTATTTGGACCCCATGCCGTCCTTTGAACGCAAGCAGATTCACGCGGCGCTGGCGCAGAACCATTACGTCACCACCTACTCGGCGGGGAAGGAACCGCACCGGGCCGTGGTGATCGAACCGGTTTGA